A genome region from Streptomyces katrae includes the following:
- a CDS encoding response regulator transcription factor — MRVVLAEDQFLLREGMVRLLESYEFEVVAAVDNGPELSRALTRHRPDIAVVDVRLPPTFTDEGLQAALAARREIPGLPVLVLSQHVEQLYARELLADGRGGIGYLLKDRVFSDEEFVDALRRVAGGGTAMDPEVISKLVARGEHSGPLSSLTERELQVLELMAEGRSNAGIAQELHLSDSAVSKHSASIFTKLELTQDNSDNRRVLAVLAYLNAPQN, encoded by the coding sequence ATGCGTGTTGTCCTCGCCGAGGACCAGTTCCTCCTGAGGGAGGGAATGGTGCGGCTGCTGGAGTCGTACGAGTTCGAGGTCGTCGCGGCCGTCGACAACGGACCGGAGCTGTCGCGGGCGTTGACGCGGCACCGGCCGGACATCGCCGTGGTCGACGTGCGGCTGCCGCCCACGTTCACCGACGAGGGGCTGCAGGCGGCGCTGGCGGCCCGCCGGGAGATTCCGGGGCTGCCCGTGCTGGTGCTGTCGCAGCACGTGGAGCAGCTGTACGCGCGCGAACTGCTGGCCGACGGGCGGGGCGGGATCGGGTACCTGCTCAAGGACCGCGTCTTCAGCGACGAGGAGTTCGTCGACGCGCTGCGCCGCGTGGCGGGCGGCGGGACGGCGATGGACCCCGAGGTGATCTCCAAGCTGGTGGCGCGGGGCGAGCACAGCGGGCCGTTGAGTTCGTTGACCGAGCGTGAGCTCCAGGTGCTGGAGCTGATGGCGGAGGGGAGGTCCAACGCGGGGATCGCGCAGGAGCTGCACCTGAGCGACAGCGCCGTCAGCAAGCATTCGGCGAGCATCTTCACCAAGCTGGAGCTGACGCAGGACAACAGCGACAACCGGAGGGTCCTGGCGGTGCTTGCGTATCTGAACGCCCCGCAGAACTGA